One region of Micromonospora ureilytica genomic DNA includes:
- the eccB gene encoding type VII secretion protein EccB produces MRTRRDQVQAYRFVTRRIVSALLSGDPETTNLPMRRLGMAVFGSVLTAAIVLGGVGAYGQLTGGAAPLDDNTLVIERETGATYVFIEGKLHPTLNYTSARLIVNDASAAVRTMSQASLRDRPRGVTVGIVGAPDALPDRKSLTGLPWSVCDVPDPVDRQRSSTRLVIDRALPGGTPLGDRAVLASVDDQRYLIANNTRLQLLDPSRTITALRMAGTDRLEIGQQLLNAVPAGPPLRRPSLAGEGEPSSRKVGGQSYDVGSVFKAAGRHYVLTRDALVSISEITALLLISNGGRITDITPNQASEAFEERRIEEEGVPPTMPALYPAQPGQTTLCATYRKGSAGGPPTTTMEVFDRVPDELTDSDPGLVPVRQTRRDAVRTAEAVLLPGGKGVIAQASPGAGTSGSGAAGSTIYLISPQGIRYPLGSAATLDVLGYGGITPLAVPGSLLALIPTGPTLDREDAFAVFAPDGPAPAAPSPSAPRSGSPSPASPSGSSSAVPPSRSSSSPPPSGSTPSTPASGAPSSGGTGGGGSTESTDADG; encoded by the coding sequence CTGCCGATGCGACGGCTCGGCATGGCCGTCTTCGGCAGCGTCCTGACCGCGGCCATCGTGCTCGGTGGGGTGGGCGCTTACGGCCAGTTGACCGGTGGCGCGGCGCCGCTGGACGACAACACCCTGGTCATCGAACGGGAGACCGGCGCGACGTACGTGTTCATCGAGGGGAAGCTGCACCCGACGCTCAACTACACGTCGGCGCGCCTCATCGTGAACGACGCGAGTGCCGCGGTGCGGACGATGTCCCAGGCGTCGCTGCGGGACCGGCCCCGCGGCGTCACAGTCGGCATCGTCGGGGCACCTGACGCACTGCCGGACCGCAAGTCGCTGACCGGGCTGCCCTGGTCGGTCTGCGACGTGCCCGACCCGGTCGACCGGCAGCGGTCCAGCACCCGGCTGGTGATCGACCGTGCGCTGCCCGGTGGCACGCCGCTGGGCGACCGGGCGGTGCTGGCCTCGGTGGACGACCAGCGGTACCTGATCGCCAACAACACAAGGCTCCAGCTGCTCGACCCGTCCCGCACGATCACGGCGCTGCGGATGGCCGGCACCGACCGACTCGAGATCGGGCAGCAACTGCTCAACGCCGTGCCGGCCGGGCCGCCGCTGCGCAGGCCGTCGCTGGCCGGTGAGGGCGAGCCCAGCAGCCGCAAGGTGGGCGGGCAGTCGTACGACGTCGGATCGGTGTTCAAGGCAGCCGGGCGGCACTACGTGCTGACCCGGGACGCTCTCGTGTCGATCAGCGAGATCACCGCGTTGCTCCTGATCAGCAACGGCGGTCGGATCACCGACATCACCCCGAACCAGGCCAGCGAGGCGTTCGAGGAGCGGCGGATCGAGGAGGAGGGGGTGCCCCCGACGATGCCCGCTCTCTACCCGGCCCAGCCCGGTCAGACGACGCTCTGCGCGACGTACCGGAAGGGCAGCGCGGGCGGCCCGCCGACCACCACGATGGAGGTCTTCGACCGGGTGCCGGACGAGCTGACCGACAGCGATCCGGGGTTGGTGCCGGTGCGCCAGACCAGGCGCGACGCCGTACGCACGGCCGAGGCGGTGCTGCTCCCCGGCGGCAAGGGTGTCATCGCGCAGGCCTCGCCCGGTGCCGGAACCAGCGGGTCCGGCGCCGCCGGGTCGACGATCTACCTGATCAGCCCGCAGGGCATCCGGTATCCGCTCGGCTCGGCGGCGACACTTGACGTACTCGGCTACGGCGGGATCACTCCGCTGGCGGTGCCCGGCTCCCTGCTCGCACTGATCCCGACCGGGCCGACTCTGGACCGCGAGGACGCGTTCGCCGTCTTTGCTCCGGACGGACCGGCACCGGCCGCTCCGTCGCCGAGCGCGCCGCGGTCGGGCTCACCGTCGCCGGCGTCGCCCTCGGGCTCGTCGTCCGCAGTGCCACCGTCCCGGTCGTCGTCCTCCCCGCCACCGTCGGGCTCGACACCGTCGACTCCGGCCAGTGGCGCCCCGTCGAGCGGCGGGACCGGCGGCGGGGGGTCCACCGAATCGACAGACGCCGACGGCTGA
- a CDS encoding WXG100 family type VII secretion target has translation MSEYTQRYQGNSHQQLYDGLMAGKPEQIEGVATQWAELKGILDGLGRELSGDLDKLANTWTGSAGQEFHRRLSFIVAHTNALGEGMAGIKQGLTMMADHLRAAHKQAESPEETDDNDKAIGGAIKGGAVFGLTGLIVGGIAGHQQDKAEQEKAHQRMVNLVADLASSYDISAYDRVVDPPPPDPDTPNTARKDPTTPQSVSAIARVTGGPNTGADTGHTGDATISSPDRVAQLPGDGSAPGEVGSGTGGSPAVGAAPIGAGSDLADRGTSLAGADPLVGGALLGGGAAGLVGLSGPAGAPAGASTGPGLLYAGQGGSPAGGVLRSGALAGSGNAPPTSARPTGGGAAPAETRAANGVGRSIDGQRGGSGGRPAMTGGNARPGSGGGRPGVLGGQGRAQDDDSDERLTWLTEDEMVWQGDEKAAPPVLGTGD, from the coding sequence GTGTCTGAATACACCCAGCGCTACCAGGGCAACAGCCACCAGCAGCTGTACGACGGCCTGATGGCGGGCAAGCCGGAGCAGATCGAGGGCGTGGCCACCCAGTGGGCCGAGCTCAAGGGCATCCTCGACGGCCTCGGCCGGGAGCTGAGCGGCGACCTCGACAAGCTCGCCAACACCTGGACGGGTTCGGCAGGTCAGGAGTTCCACCGGCGGCTCAGCTTCATCGTCGCCCACACCAACGCGTTGGGTGAGGGGATGGCCGGCATCAAGCAGGGGTTGACCATGATGGCCGACCATCTGCGCGCCGCCCACAAGCAGGCCGAGAGCCCGGAGGAGACCGACGACAACGACAAGGCGATCGGCGGCGCGATCAAGGGTGGCGCGGTCTTCGGTCTGACCGGTCTGATCGTCGGGGGCATCGCGGGTCACCAGCAGGACAAGGCAGAGCAGGAAAAGGCCCACCAGCGGATGGTGAACCTGGTGGCCGACCTGGCCAGCAGTTACGACATCTCCGCCTACGACCGGGTGGTCGACCCGCCCCCACCGGACCCGGATACTCCGAACACCGCCCGCAAGGATCCGACGACACCACAGAGTGTCTCGGCCATCGCCAGGGTGACCGGCGGTCCCAACACCGGCGCGGACACCGGGCACACCGGCGACGCGACCATCTCGTCGCCCGACCGCGTTGCCCAACTGCCCGGCGACGGGTCAGCGCCGGGCGAGGTCGGCTCGGGCACCGGGGGCAGCCCGGCTGTCGGCGCCGCTCCGATCGGCGCTGGCAGCGACCTCGCCGACCGCGGCACCTCCCTCGCCGGAGCGGACCCACTTGTCGGCGGCGCGCTGCTCGGTGGGGGTGCCGCCGGGCTGGTCGGCCTGTCCGGGCCGGCCGGCGCGCCCGCCGGGGCGAGCACCGGCCCCGGCCTGCTCTACGCAGGGCAGGGCGGGTCACCGGCCGGCGGGGTGTTGCGCAGCGGCGCGCTCGCCGGCTCGGGCAACGCACCCCCCACCTCGGCTCGACCGACCGGCGGTGGTGCGGCCCCGGCGGAGACCCGCGCCGCCAACGGGGTCGGGCGCAGCATCGACGGCCAGCGCGGTGGGAGCGGCGGACGCCCGGCCATGACCGGTGGCAACGCCCGACCGGGGTCCGGCGGCGGCCGTCCCGGTGTCCTCGGCGGGCAGGGTCGAGCGCAGGACGACGACTCCGACGAGCGGCTGACCTGGTTGACCGAGGACGAGATGGTGTGGCAGGGCGACGAGAAGGCCGCACCCCCGGTGCTCGGCACCGGCGACTGA
- a CDS encoding YkvA family protein: MSRQAWVLVVVAGILALATLVGAVVLAVRVVRTRRMLTGLGAGGKVAFYGALIYTIFPVDVLPDPIYLDDMGVLAAALIYLTRLVHKRRAAGRQLPGQPDALPDRDRARRVP, translated from the coding sequence ATGTCCCGACAGGCGTGGGTCCTCGTGGTGGTCGCCGGCATCCTGGCGCTCGCCACACTTGTCGGTGCCGTGGTGCTGGCGGTGCGGGTGGTGCGTACGCGGCGGATGCTGACCGGGCTCGGCGCGGGCGGCAAGGTCGCCTTCTACGGTGCGCTGATCTACACGATCTTCCCGGTCGACGTGCTGCCGGACCCGATCTACCTGGACGACATGGGGGTCCTTGCCGCCGCGTTGATCTACCTGACCCGGCTGGTGCACAAACGTCGGGCGGCGGGTCGGCAGTTGCCCGGTCAGCCGGACGCCCTACCGGATCGGGACCGCGCGCGCCGCGTGCCATGA
- a CDS encoding pyridoxamine 5'-phosphate oxidase family protein, which produces MTGDHRLDVHDDRVVAFCAERHLATLTTVRADGTPHVVPVGVTLDPAAGLARVITSGASRKARQVASAGAAGAAVAVCHVDGRRWLTIEGRAVLRSDPAAVAEAERRYAERYRTPRPNPERVVIEITVTGLLGSL; this is translated from the coding sequence ATGACTGGCGATCATCGGTTGGACGTGCACGATGACCGTGTTGTCGCCTTCTGCGCAGAACGGCACCTCGCGACCCTGACCACAGTGCGTGCGGACGGCACCCCGCACGTCGTACCGGTCGGCGTGACTCTCGACCCGGCGGCCGGGCTGGCCCGGGTCATCACCTCCGGCGCCTCCCGCAAGGCCCGTCAGGTGGCGTCGGCCGGCGCGGCGGGCGCGGCGGTGGCCGTGTGCCACGTGGATGGCCGCCGCTGGTTGACGATCGAGGGCCGGGCGGTGCTGCGGTCGGATCCGGCCGCCGTGGCGGAGGCGGAGCGACGGTACGCCGAGCGGTATCGGACACCACGCCCGAATCCGGAGCGGGTGGTCATCGAGATCACCGTGACCGGGCTGCTGGGGAGCCTCTGA
- a CDS encoding C39 family peptidase, with protein MNPIVQKSGLSVVGLLVAGGCALGPAVAAQAAPVQAAQASANQNDRHAERILGVDYQAQPNFYYCGPAATRIALSAQGKALSQDEVAQLLGTTEAGTPSALDTTRVLNELTGGKYRTTEIRDSVARPDQVEQLRRDVLAAVDAGRPVVANIKGTTVDTDGNPHSYEGGHYLTLVGYRDGGDTIRVADPADPALGEYWMSLPKIANWIAERGYSS; from the coding sequence ATGAACCCGATCGTCCAGAAGAGCGGTCTGTCAGTCGTCGGCCTGCTGGTCGCCGGCGGTTGCGCCCTCGGCCCGGCGGTGGCCGCGCAGGCCGCCCCGGTGCAGGCCGCGCAGGCCTCGGCGAACCAGAACGACCGACACGCCGAACGGATCCTCGGCGTCGACTACCAGGCCCAGCCGAACTTCTACTACTGCGGTCCGGCCGCGACCCGGATCGCGTTGTCCGCCCAGGGCAAGGCGCTCTCCCAGGACGAGGTGGCCCAACTGCTCGGCACCACCGAGGCGGGTACCCCCTCGGCCCTGGACACCACCCGGGTGCTGAACGAACTGACCGGCGGCAAGTACCGGACCACCGAGATCCGTGATTCGGTGGCCCGCCCCGACCAGGTCGAGCAGCTGCGCCGCGACGTGCTGGCCGCTGTCGACGCCGGCCGGCCGGTGGTCGCCAACATCAAGGGCACGACAGTGGACACCGACGGCAACCCGCACTCGTACGAGGGCGGCCACTACCTGACCCTCGTCGGCTACCGCGACGGTGGTGACACGATCCGGGTCGCCGACCCGGCAGACCCCGCGTTGGGCGAGTACTGGATGAGCCTGCCGAAGATCGCCAACTGGATCGCCGAGCGCGGCTACTCCTCCTGA
- a CDS encoding terpene synthase family protein — protein sequence MADDHPPADRDQSRLDETAERTVRQVRQARHRGGQAGRIRARQWEVTLVISVQAGLAAAIAALLAKNLLGPGSHVFAPAAAVGTIATAIGQRARRTFELLGGVGLGIIIGDTLRFLLGSGPWQTGAVVALAIAAALLVAGKGGPLVGQAGGTAVLIATLAPMERGLELPRIFDALVGGAVGLVVVALLLPINPMRVLDRAAAPIFAVLCEQLAELAQAMRERDGDRTLKVLERLRGTEGDLSRLHDALSGAEEVVTIAPVRWHRRQQYHRYARSADHLERLLLDTRAMARWSTTALQYDEPIPPELPDAMSRLGQAVAEMRSECRVGEDPQRTRRLVEECAELAGRASASGVRSFGESLVTGLRTAASDLLRAAGSEPDDANRIVRRATGAGEAEIHPPVRRHLHRARPTRAARARRRAHLAARTRNDGRAGLPARERPAR from the coding sequence ATGGCCGACGACCACCCACCCGCCGACCGTGATCAGTCGCGGCTCGATGAGACCGCCGAGCGGACGGTTCGGCAGGTGCGGCAGGCGCGGCACCGAGGCGGGCAGGCCGGCCGGATCCGGGCCCGGCAGTGGGAGGTCACCCTGGTGATCTCCGTCCAGGCCGGGTTGGCCGCGGCGATCGCCGCCCTGCTCGCCAAGAACCTGCTCGGCCCCGGGTCGCACGTCTTCGCTCCCGCCGCCGCCGTCGGCACGATCGCCACCGCCATCGGGCAGCGGGCCCGGCGCACCTTCGAGCTGCTGGGCGGCGTCGGCCTTGGCATCATCATCGGCGACACGCTGCGCTTCCTGCTGGGCTCGGGTCCGTGGCAGACCGGCGCAGTGGTCGCACTTGCCATCGCCGCCGCGTTGCTGGTGGCCGGGAAGGGTGGTCCGCTGGTCGGGCAGGCCGGCGGTACCGCAGTGCTGATCGCGACACTGGCCCCGATGGAACGTGGCCTGGAGTTGCCCCGGATCTTCGACGCGCTCGTCGGTGGGGCGGTCGGCCTGGTGGTGGTCGCGCTGTTGCTGCCGATCAACCCGATGCGAGTGCTGGACCGGGCCGCGGCCCCGATCTTCGCGGTCCTCTGCGAGCAACTCGCCGAGCTGGCCCAGGCGATGCGCGAGCGCGACGGCGACCGGACCCTGAAGGTCCTGGAGCGGCTCCGGGGCACCGAGGGCGATCTGAGTCGGCTGCACGATGCGCTGAGCGGCGCCGAGGAGGTGGTGACGATCGCTCCGGTTCGCTGGCACCGCCGGCAGCAGTACCACAGGTACGCCCGCAGCGCGGACCACCTGGAGCGGTTGCTGTTGGACACTCGTGCCATGGCCCGCTGGTCGACCACCGCCTTGCAGTACGACGAGCCGATTCCGCCGGAGCTGCCGGACGCGATGAGCCGATTGGGTCAGGCGGTGGCGGAGATGCGTTCCGAGTGCAGGGTCGGTGAGGACCCTCAGCGGACCCGCCGGTTGGTCGAGGAGTGCGCCGAGTTGGCCGGGCGGGCCTCCGCGAGCGGGGTCAGGTCGTTCGGCGAGTCCCTCGTCACCGGACTGCGCACCGCGGCCAGTGATCTGCTCCGGGCGGCCGGTTCTGAACCCGACGACGCGAATCGGATCGTGCGCCGGGCAACCGGTGCCGGGGAAGCGGAGATCCACCCGCCGGTCCGGCGACACCTGCACCGGGCCCGACCAACGCGGGCTGCCCGCGCCCGTCGACGCGCGCACCTCGCCGCCCGGACCCGTAACGACGGTCGGGCCGGCCTCCCCGCACGGGAGAGACCGGCCCGGTGA
- a CDS encoding hemerythrin domain-containing protein, translated as MTNPAAADDHDAVDILVADHREIEAVLVELATRRGTPEHRRHLVDVVIAELVRHTVAEEAYVYPIARKALPDGDEIADREIAEHADAERTMKELESTEPSDPRFDELLAQLTSTVRHHVADEEKELFPRLRAATAREELVEAAARVTAIKDIGPTRPHPGSPDNPPANRLLAPGIGLVDRLRDALSGRPTSMDELRDRQQR; from the coding sequence ATGACCAACCCAGCAGCCGCCGACGACCACGACGCCGTCGACATCCTGGTCGCCGATCATCGTGAGATCGAGGCAGTCCTCGTCGAGTTGGCGACCCGGCGGGGCACCCCCGAGCACCGCCGGCACCTCGTCGACGTGGTGATCGCCGAACTCGTCCGCCACACGGTGGCCGAGGAGGCGTACGTGTATCCGATCGCCCGCAAGGCGCTGCCCGACGGCGACGAGATCGCCGACCGCGAGATAGCGGAGCACGCCGACGCTGAGCGGACCATGAAGGAGTTGGAGTCCACCGAACCGTCCGACCCCCGCTTCGACGAGCTGCTCGCCCAGCTGACCAGCACCGTCCGACACCACGTGGCGGACGAGGAGAAGGAACTCTTTCCGCGGCTACGCGCGGCGACGGCCCGGGAGGAGTTGGTCGAGGCTGCCGCCAGGGTGACGGCGATCAAGGACATCGGGCCGACCCGGCCACATCCGGGGAGCCCGGACAACCCGCCGGCAAACAGGCTGCTCGCCCCCGGCATCGGTCTGGTCGACCGGCTGCGCGACGCGTTGAGCGGCCGACCCACCTCGATGGACGAGCTACGCGACAGGCAACAGCGCTGA
- a CDS encoding antitoxin produces the protein MDKAKDFADKHDKQVDQGAEKAGDMADKRTGGKYGDQIDKGVDQAQARTGEGDQVR, from the coding sequence ATGGACAAGGCCAAGGACTTCGCGGACAAGCATGACAAGCAGGTCGACCAGGGTGCGGAGAAGGCTGGCGACATGGCCGACAAACGCACCGGCGGCAAGTACGGCGATCAGATCGACAAGGGCGTGGACCAGGCCCAGGCGCGCACCGGTGAGGGCGACCAGGTCCGCTGA
- a CDS encoding AI-2E family transporter has product MAAEDPGPTGGPGPRQTWAALPWLVRTAVSWSACLVVVAAGLYLLGRIAVLLAPLAIALAATIFLTALLDPVLLLLRRLRLPAALAALCTVLLLLGILVGVGALVWNLTASQFDQLSQELTQGVERSRDFVTSTLPVSEAQLDRLVDQAREGLSGSSPDPVAGARTATEVFGSALLALVLLFFLLKDGRSMWHWVLSRVSGPTQPVLAEAGRNGWQTLGAYSRGTMFIAAIDALGIGLALVVLRVPLALPLALITFLGGFVPIIGATVAGAVAVLVALAANGPTTALLTLAAVIAVQQIEGNLLEPLVMKRQVRLHPAVILVAVTAGTLIAGIAGAFVSVPITAVLWRVIDTVQQRRSASALLPAD; this is encoded by the coding sequence ATGGCCGCAGAGGACCCCGGACCGACAGGCGGCCCCGGGCCGCGCCAGACCTGGGCGGCGCTGCCCTGGCTGGTCCGAACCGCGGTGTCGTGGAGCGCCTGCCTGGTGGTGGTCGCCGCCGGGCTCTACCTGCTGGGCCGGATCGCCGTCCTGTTGGCGCCGCTGGCCATCGCTCTGGCCGCCACCATCTTCCTCACCGCGCTGCTCGATCCGGTCCTGCTTCTGCTGCGCCGGTTGCGTCTGCCGGCGGCGCTGGCCGCGCTCTGCACCGTACTGCTGCTGCTCGGCATCCTGGTCGGCGTCGGCGCCCTGGTGTGGAATCTGACCGCCAGCCAGTTCGATCAGCTCAGCCAGGAGCTGACGCAGGGGGTCGAACGCAGCCGGGACTTCGTGACGTCCACCCTGCCGGTCAGCGAGGCACAGCTGGACCGGCTGGTCGACCAGGCCCGGGAGGGGCTCAGCGGCAGCTCTCCGGACCCGGTGGCCGGCGCCCGGACCGCCACGGAGGTGTTCGGCTCCGCACTGCTGGCTCTGGTGCTGCTCTTCTTCCTGCTCAAGGACGGCCGGTCGATGTGGCACTGGGTGCTGTCCCGGGTGTCCGGCCCGACCCAGCCGGTGCTGGCCGAGGCCGGCAGGAACGGTTGGCAGACGTTGGGCGCGTACAGCCGGGGCACCATGTTCATCGCCGCGATCGACGCGCTGGGCATCGGGCTGGCCCTCGTGGTGCTGCGGGTGCCACTCGCCCTGCCGCTGGCATTGATCACGTTCCTCGGCGGGTTCGTGCCGATCATCGGGGCGACGGTGGCCGGCGCGGTGGCGGTGCTGGTGGCGCTGGCCGCGAACGGTCCCACCACCGCGCTGCTCACCCTCGCGGCGGTGATCGCCGTGCAGCAGATCGAGGGCAATTTGCTGGAGCCGCTGGTCATGAAGCGGCAGGTCCGACTGCATCCGGCGGTGATCCTGGTGGCGGTCACCGCGGGCACGCTGATCGCGGGCATCGCTGGCGCCTTCGTCAGCGTCCCGATCACCGCCGTCCTCTGGCGCGTCATCGACACCGTCCAACAGCGCCGCTCGGCCTCGGCCCTCCTGCCCGCGGACTGA
- a CDS encoding dienelactone hydrolase family protein: MDEQRGTVTIPIGDVQLPADLTLPAQPVGVVLFAHGSGSSRHSPRNVAVARTLNDSGLGTVLADLLTPAEDEVDARTAELRFDIGLLASRLAGIVDWLAVERPAGDVPIGLFGASTGAAAALVAVTSRADRVAAVVSRGGRPDLAGNALAQVRTPTLLLVGGLDEEVITLNERALAELGEVGELRVIPGATHLFEEPGTLEQVADQAGAWFTTHLSR; encoded by the coding sequence ATGGACGAGCAGCGCGGCACTGTGACGATTCCGATCGGGGACGTTCAGCTCCCCGCCGACCTGACGCTGCCCGCCCAGCCGGTGGGCGTGGTGCTGTTCGCGCACGGCAGCGGCAGTTCCCGGCACAGCCCGCGCAACGTAGCGGTGGCTCGGACGCTGAACGACAGTGGGCTCGGCACGGTGCTGGCGGATCTGCTCACCCCGGCCGAGGACGAGGTGGACGCGCGAACCGCGGAACTGCGCTTCGACATCGGGCTGCTGGCCAGCCGGCTGGCCGGGATCGTCGACTGGCTCGCCGTCGAACGTCCTGCCGGTGACGTGCCGATTGGCCTTTTCGGAGCCAGTACGGGTGCCGCCGCTGCCCTGGTCGCGGTGACGTCCCGCGCCGACCGGGTGGCTGCCGTGGTCAGCCGAGGTGGTCGGCCGGACCTGGCCGGGAACGCGCTGGCCCAGGTGCGTACCCCGACGTTGCTGTTGGTGGGCGGGCTGGACGAAGAGGTGATCACGCTCAACGAACGGGCGCTGGCCGAGTTGGGGGAGGTCGGCGAGCTGCGGGTGATCCCCGGCGCCACCCATCTCTTCGAGGAGCCCGGCACCCTTGAGCAGGTCGCCGACCAGGCCGGCGCCTGGTTCACCACGCACCTCAGCCGATGA
- a CDS encoding glycoside hydrolase family 65 protein: MIRERAYPVEPWHVRETRLDMDVLAQSESVFALSNGHIGLRGNLDEGEPHGLPGTYLNSFYELRPLPYAEAGYGFPESGQTIVNVTNGKLIRLLVDDEPLDVRYGELLAHERILDLRAGTLHRELHWRSPAGREVKVRSTRLVSFTQRSVAAISYEVEAVDRPLRLIVQSELVANESLPAQSKDPRVAAVLESPLQAEEELTTPDGGQLIHRTKVSGLRVAAAMEHEVHGPDHTTIESEGYQDWVRTTIACVLKPGEKLRVIKYLTYSWSSRRSLPALRDQVGAALAGARLDGWDGLHREQRNYLDTFWDASDVLVEGDPEVQQAVRFGLFHVLQAGARAEQRPISAKGLTGPGYDGHAFWDTEMFVLPVLTYTQPSAVRSALQWRHSTLDSARERAETLNLRGAAFPWRTIEGPESSGYWPAGTAAFHIAADIADAVRRYVMVTGDTQLEREIGLELLVETARLWRSIGHHDRHGQFHIDGVTGPDEYTAVKNDNIYTNLMAQRNLLAAADVVMRYRDEAFHLGVTDEEAASWRDAATSMYVPYDEELDVHQQVADFTRLQEWDFTHTPAEKYPLLLHYPYFELYRKQVVKQADLVLAMHWRGDAFTPEEKVRNFLYYERRTVRDSSLSACTQSVLAAEVGHPELAHTYLREAALMDLHDLNENTRDGVHMASLAGAWLALVSGFGGLRDHDGELSFAPRLSSRLSRLEFSLQWRGLSLRVDVRPHQTTYSLRHGGPDDAVELRHHDQMLRVTCDEPVTVPVPPAEPTGPPPEQPPGRSPLLRLPEREQ, encoded by the coding sequence ATGATTCGTGAACGCGCCTATCCGGTCGAGCCGTGGCACGTCCGGGAGACCCGGCTGGACATGGACGTGCTGGCCCAGTCGGAGTCGGTGTTCGCGCTCTCCAACGGGCACATCGGGCTGCGGGGCAACCTTGACGAGGGTGAGCCGCATGGCCTGCCCGGCACCTACCTCAACTCGTTCTACGAGTTGCGTCCGCTGCCGTACGCGGAGGCCGGCTACGGCTTCCCCGAGTCCGGGCAGACCATCGTCAACGTCACAAACGGCAAACTGATCCGGTTGCTGGTCGACGACGAACCGCTCGACGTGCGCTACGGAGAGCTGCTCGCCCACGAGCGGATCCTCGACCTGCGGGCCGGCACTCTGCACCGGGAGCTGCACTGGCGCTCGCCCGCCGGCCGCGAGGTAAAGGTCCGCAGCACCCGCCTCGTCTCGTTCACCCAGCGGTCCGTGGCCGCCATCAGCTACGAGGTGGAGGCCGTCGACCGCCCGCTGCGGCTGATCGTGCAGTCCGAGTTGGTGGCCAACGAGTCGCTGCCCGCGCAGAGCAAGGACCCCCGGGTCGCGGCGGTCCTGGAGTCGCCGCTCCAGGCCGAGGAAGAGCTGACCACCCCCGACGGCGGTCAGCTGATCCACCGCACCAAGGTTTCCGGTCTGCGGGTCGCCGCCGCCATGGAGCACGAGGTGCACGGCCCGGACCACACCACCATCGAGTCCGAGGGATACCAGGACTGGGTGCGTACCACAATCGCCTGCGTGCTCAAGCCCGGCGAGAAGCTGCGGGTGATCAAGTATCTGACGTACAGCTGGTCGAGCCGTCGGTCCCTGCCGGCGCTGCGCGACCAGGTCGGCGCGGCGCTGGCCGGCGCCCGGCTCGACGGGTGGGACGGGCTCCACCGGGAGCAGCGCAACTACCTCGACACGTTCTGGGACGCCTCCGACGTGCTCGTCGAGGGCGACCCGGAGGTGCAGCAGGCCGTCCGCTTCGGTCTCTTCCATGTGTTGCAGGCCGGCGCGCGCGCCGAGCAGCGGCCGATCTCGGCGAAGGGGCTGACCGGCCCCGGCTACGACGGCCACGCCTTCTGGGACACCGAGATGTTCGTCCTGCCGGTGCTCACGTACACCCAGCCGAGCGCGGTGCGCAGCGCGTTGCAGTGGAGGCACAGCACGCTGGACTCGGCGCGGGAACGCGCCGAGACGCTCAACCTCCGGGGCGCCGCCTTCCCCTGGCGGACCATCGAGGGCCCGGAATCATCCGGATACTGGCCGGCCGGCACTGCCGCCTTCCACATCGCCGCCGACATCGCCGACGCCGTGCGCCGCTACGTGATGGTCACCGGGGACACCCAGCTGGAACGGGAGATCGGGCTGGAGCTGCTTGTGGAGACCGCCCGGCTGTGGCGCTCGATCGGCCACCACGACCGGCACGGGCAGTTCCACATCGACGGCGTCACCGGCCCGGACGAGTACACCGCCGTGAAGAACGACAACATCTACACCAACCTGATGGCGCAGCGGAACCTGCTCGCCGCCGCCGACGTGGTGATGCGCTACCGGGACGAGGCGTTCCACCTCGGGGTCACCGACGAGGAGGCCGCGAGCTGGCGGGACGCCGCCACCTCCATGTACGTGCCCTACGACGAGGAACTCGACGTCCACCAGCAGGTGGCGGACTTCACCCGACTCCAGGAGTGGGACTTCACGCACACCCCGGCGGAGAAGTACCCGTTGCTGCTGCACTACCCGTACTTCGAGTTGTACCGCAAGCAGGTGGTGAAGCAGGCCGACCTCGTCCTTGCCATGCACTGGCGGGGGGACGCCTTCACGCCCGAGGAGAAGGTGCGCAACTTCCTCTACTACGAGCGCCGCACCGTACGCGACTCGTCGTTGTCGGCCTGCACCCAGTCGGTGCTCGCCGCCGAGGTGGGCCATCCGGAACTCGCGCACACCTACCTGCGTGAGGCCGCGCTCATGGACCTGCACGACCTCAACGAGAACACCCGCGACGGCGTCCACATGGCGTCGTTGGCCGGCGCGTGGCTCGCCCTGGTGAGCGGGTTCGGTGGTCTGCGGGACCACGACGGCGAGCTGTCCTTCGCCCCCCGGCTCTCCAGCCGACTCAGCCGGTTGGAGTTCTCGCTCCAGTGGCGCGGGCTTTCCCTGCGGGTGGATGTCCGGCCGCACCAGACGACATACTCGCTGCGCCACGGCGGCCCGGACGACGCGGTGGAGCTGCGCCACCACGACCAGATGCTGCGGGTGACCTGCGACGAACCGGTGACGGTCCCGGTGCCGCCGGCCGAGCCGACCGGCCCTCCGCCCGAGCAGCCACCGGGCCGGTCTCCGCTGCTGCGGTTGCCCGAACGCGAACAGTGA